Part of the Sinorhizobium terangae genome is shown below.
TGCTTACCGGTATTTCCAGTTCCTCGAGCTTGCCCAGCGCCGTTGCGAGCTTCGCAATATCGTTGAAGCGGATCGTATAGTCCGCAAGCCCGGTCATGTTGCTCTGCCGTTTGGACGCACCTCGGGAGTTCCAGATGTTGGCCGCGACGTGGTGATGATACTTGCCCGTAGCAAAGAAACTTGCCCCTGGGTAGCGCGCCATCAGGTCCAGCCCGAGCGCGTCACGGAAGAACGCGTCCGCCTGAGGGATGTCAGAGACCTGCAGGTGGATATGGCCGATAGCAGTTCCCTCCGCGATGCCTTCCCAATGGTCCTTCGGTGCTTCGTTGTAGAGGGCCTGCAGGTCGAGCGGCAGCGTGCTCATCGCCACGGTGCCATCGGGCTGGTAGTTCCACTCGCCGCGCGAACGGTCGCGATAGACCTCGATGCCGTTGCCCTCGGGATCGGCGAGATAGACCGCCTCGCTGACCAGGTGGTCGGATGCGCCCTGGAGGCGAATGTTGTTGTGCGCCGCGTGCGCAAGCCAGTGTGCGAGATCACGTCGATTGGGAACCAGAAAAGCCGTGTGGAACAGACCCGGCGCACTGCGCGGTGCTTTTGCCGCGTTCCGTTCGGTCGTCAGCGTCAAGAGAGGTCGGCCGGCGACGCCGAGGGTTTCGCCGTTGGCGCCGCTTTCGATCGGCGTCAGCCCCAGAATTCTCTGGTACCAGTTGGAAACCATCGGCAAGTCCTGGACCACGAGGTGGGACCGTTCGACATAGGCCGGCATCGCGACCGCGTGGTCCGCGGGTATGCTAACTGCAGGGTGCGACTGGGTTGTAGCTTGCATGGCGTCGCCTTTCGGGGCCGGACCGGTAAGCCCCGTGGCTGCCGGTCGCAATTTGTTGAAAGTGCCACAAATATCGGCCCGTGACCACGTTCAGGAAAGCTATTATATTACTTGATGTTGTGTTCGATGAGCGTTGACAGTCATGACCACCGCACTACCTGATCTTTCAGTGATGCTAATACGACGGTGGCGGCCGATTTGATTTCAATCAATGCTGGAACATCGCCTCCGCGCAAATTCATGTTGGCGCGGAAACGGGAGAGGTGAAGACCGGTTTTCTCCTTGATCCGCGCTAGGGGCTGGCCTCGCCATATGGCGACCCGGGAACGCAGCAGAAGGAGTGCAGCATGTACAAAAAAATCATCGTCCCGATCGCCATGGATCAGCTGGAGCATGGCGAATCCGTACTCAACATCGCCGAGAAGCTGATCGACGAAGAGGGGGAAATCGTCCTGCTCAACGTCGTCGAGGACCTCAACGCCTATGCACAGGGATACATGATCGTCGATTTTCCGCTCGAGATGATCGAGGAGTCACGCAAACACGCCGTCAGGACGTTGGAAGCGCTGAAGACCAAGCATGGGATCAAGGGACGTATCGAAATCCGTACCGGCGGAGCGGCGGGCACCATCAACGCTCTCGCCAAGGAAGAGAATGCGGACCTCGTGATTATTGCGTCGCACCGGCCGGGTTTGATCGATTATTTTATCGGTTCGACCGCCAGCCGCGTGGTCAGCCATTGCCCCTGTGCCGTTCTCGTCGACCGGTAAAATGCCAAGAACAAGAAGGCGGCGTGATTCGAACCGCGCCGCGACCAAGGGAGCCCTGCAAATGGATAAGTACGCGCTTGATGACTTTCGCGAACAGCTTCTCCGCCGCAAACGCGAGCTTTACGGTCGGCTGGTGAAGATCGAGGAGGATCTCGATCAACCGATGAATGCCGATGTTCCGGATCGCGTTACCGAACGAGAAAACGACGAGGTATTGGAGGGCCTCGGGCTCGCAGGTCAGAGCGAGATCCGCGCCATTAACGCCGCTCTGGACCGAATTGAGTCCGGAACATTCGGCATCTGTGTGCGCTGCGGTGACCCGATTTCGCCGGAAAGATTGCACGCGGTACCGCACGCGCCGCTCTGCCAGACCTGTGCGGCGGAGGTAGCAGGCGCAAAATAAGCTGGGCCCCACACATTTTCGTTTGGCGTCGCTCTCGCCCGCTGACGCATTTAAGCGCCGACGATTGTCGCTCCGACAGCCAGCCGGCGAGGCATGCCGCGTCCGCTTTCCGGGACATTAGGCGACTGTTGTAATAGGTTGCAAAAATTGATCCTTTCGTCGTCCGGCTGCTCTTTGCTGTGGGCGCGTGTTGTGGCACGTTAAACGGGTAGAACACGTGCCTTACCGGACCGAACATCAGCCGCCGATTGGGGAAATTGTGTCGATTTCCGGTCGCTGTGCGGACCCGGGCACGAGCAGGCCCTTTGTGCATCCAAGGGATGTTTGGCGCTGGCGTCGAGGGAGGAACGCGTGGAGATCGACGGTGTCAAGTGGAACTATGACCGATTCGAATTGATTGCGGATGGAATCGTTCACGGCATCGGTCTTGCGGCAGCGCTCTGCGGTGTCACGGCGCTGATTTTCTATGCGACGCTATGGAGCACGTCCGGTCAGCTTGCCGCCGCCTGGATCTACGGTGTCGGGCTCGTCACCACCCTTTCGGTGTCCTTCCTTTACAATCTCTTCCCGATCTGCCGGTTGAAGTGGCTTTTGCGCCGGTTCGACCATTCCTCGATCTTCCTGCTGATTGCGGCGACCTATACGCCGTTTCTCCAGCGCGGCTGGGACAACCCGTTCCTTTCCAGAATGCTGATCGGCATCTGGGTCATCGCCGCGCTCGGGGTAGCGATCAAATGTCTCTTCCCCGGGCGGTTCGACCGGCTTGCGATCCTGCTCTATATGGGCCTGGGCTGGAGCGGCGTGCTCGCCGCCCGGTCGCTTTTATCCACGCTGACAGCGACGACACTGATCCTGATCCTGATCGGGGGGTTCATTTACTCGACCGGAGTGATCTTTCACGTCTGGGAACGCCTGCGCTTCCAGAACGCCATCTGGCACGGCTTTGTCGTCGCAGGTTCGGCGGTACATTATTCGGCGGTCGTGACCTGCTTCAGCGGCACGGCCCTCTCCTGACTCTCATTCCGGTGCGGGCCGGCAGCCGTCGGACGGCCTGAGAGCTGCGGCCATGCGCGAGATGATCCCGTCGAAACTCGTCAGCGGGTTCTTGCGATATTGCAGGCGGAAATAGGCGGCACTGCCGTCGCAAAGGGCGATCGCCCGGGCATAGAACACCTCGCCGTTACGCGCGCCGGAGAAACTGGCCCAGGCAGGCGTCACGCGCGAAAACAGCATTCTCCAATCATCCTGTGTCTCAAGGCTGATGCGATCGGCGACATCCGTTTCGAAATCACCATCCGGCGGATGGCTTCCGAACACAGCAAGCGTCGCTCCGTTGTCATCCGCATGGAAACTCGCGCCGTCGCCATCGTCGGGCGCGTCCTGGCGAAGCTCGAAACCCGGCGGGATCTCGACGGTGTAGCCGAAGCGAGGATTGGCATAGGGGTGCCAGTCGTCCTCCGCGGCTGCGGGGAACGCAAGCCCCGTGGCAAGGGCGAGGGCGAAGAAAGCGCGGCGCATGCGGGGCATCCTCTTGGCTCGCTTCGATCTGCCGCTCCCTCGTAGCCCGGCCCCGAAGCCCTTGCTATCTGTCCTGCAACAGCAGGAGCGCCGCGTGTTCGACACAACGTACAAAAGCAGCGCTCGCGCTCATGGCACTGCTTCCGTCTCGCGCTGTCAATCCTCTTCGAAGGTATGGCGTGCCGTCGAAGCAGCAACGCGAAGCTTGTCGCCGAGGGCGGCCGGGAAACATGGCCGAGATGGCGTCGCGCAGCGCGCAGCGGATTTCGGTCCGCACCATGAAATGCGTGCGATCAACATATTCTTTGATCGTCCGCTCGTCGATGGGTGCGAAATAGCTCCACCTGAATGGAATTTCGTATCTGAGGAAAAGGATCCCCGGCTGCGACAGGCCCGTATATCGGCGCCGACCGTTTCTCATTATTGGGTAAGGCTCGGCAAAGGGGTACTCGGTACCAACTTCGCGCATGACGCGACACTGTAAGATTTGCCTGCGCTTTGCATTGTATTACTGTCGCGCAACTCCGATTCGTGCCGATTCACTCTTGAGGCGTAACAGGCCTTATTTTATGTCCGGTGACAATTTGATCGGATGGTCAAAACGGCGAAGGAGCTTGCCAAGACGATGGATATCGCGGCCCTGACATTTCTGGCCCTCGGTCTCCCCTTCGTCGCGGCGCTCGTGGCCCCGGTGCTGACGCGGCTTCTCGGTCACAATGCCGCCTGGCTCCTGGCTCTCGCGCCGGTCGCGATCTTCGTGCATTTCCTCCACTTCGTTCCGGAAATCGCCGACGGCGAAATTGTCACCGGCGGCTATGCCTGGATTCCTTCCTTCAACGTCAGTTTCTCCTGGCTGATTGACGGCCTGTCGCTAACCTTCGCACTTTTGATCTCCGGCATCGGGGCGCTGATCGTCCTCTATTCGGGCGGTTATCTCAAAGGCCATCCGCATCAGGGCCGGTTTCTTTCCTTCATCCTGATGTTTATGGGCTCCATGCAGGGGCTCGTCCTTTCGGACAGTTTCCTGATGCTCTTCGTCTTCTGGGAACTGACGTCGATTACGTCCTTCCTGCTGATCGGCTTCGATCACGGCCGCGAGGCCGCACGGCGCGCGGCGCTGCAGGCATTGGTCGTGACGGGGGGAGGGGGCCTGCTGCTGCTTGCCGGCCTTCTCATCCTCTGGAACGTAAGCGGCATTACCCAGTTCTCTTTGCTTCTTTCCTTCGGCGCCGAGTTGAAGGAAAGCCCGTTCTATCTCGCAGCACTTCTCCTCGTGCTGGGCGGAACCTTCACCAAGTCTGCGCAGTTTCCGTTTCATTTCTGGCTGCCGAATGCGATGGAGGCGCCGACGCCGGTTTCGGCCTATCTGCATTCGGCGACGATGGTGAAGGCGGGCGTCTACCTGCTGATGCGGCTCAATCCGGTGCTCGGAGGCACGCCGGAATGGCAGATCCTGCTGCCATTGTTCGGGGCGGCGACGCTCGTGAGTGGTGCGGCGCTGGCAGTGCGTCAAACCGACCTCAAGCTGATGCTTGCCTATACGACGATGGCGTCGCTCGGCCTTCTGGTCCTGCTGACGGGCCTTGGTTCGCCGCACGCGATTGAGGCGGCGGCGCTCTATCTCGTGGCGCACGCGCTGTTCAAGGGCGCACTCTTCATGGTCGCCGGCATCATCGACCACGAGACCGGCTCACGCGACCTGACGAAGCTCGGCGGGCTTCGCTCGGCCATGCCGCTGACCTTCGTGATCGCCCTTGCTGCCGCGCTTTCGATGGGCGGTCTGCCGCCCCTTTTCGGCTTCCTCGCCAAGGAAGAAATCTACGAAGCGCTGTCCAGCTTCGACCGACGCTCTGTAGTCTTTGCTGCGCTCACCATTCTCGGCAACGCCCTGATGTTTGCCGTCGCTTTCGCCATCGCCTTGAAGCCGTTCCTCGGATCAAAGGTAGAGACGCCGAGGCGCGCCCACGAGGCGCCGATCCTCCTCTGGCTTGGTCCGGCGGTCCTGGCACTGAAGGGTCTCTCGATCGCTCTGATGTCCGCCTATGCCCATCGCCTGATTTCTTCGCCGATGTCCTCCGCCATTGCCGGCGAACCGCGAACGGTGACGACTTCGCTGGCACCGCATATCGGCGCGCCGCTGCTTCTTTCCGCTGTCACCCTGCTGCTGGGCGTCGTCTTCTATCTCAACCTCGACCGTCTCCGCGCAGCCATGACGGTTATCCTTGCCGATATCGGCTGGGGCCCGGATCGGGGTTTCGACCAATTCATCCGCGGGCTCTTGCGGCTCGCTGTGGCCGTCACGCGCCGCCTGCAAAGCGGCAAGCTCGATGTCTATATGACCGTCGTCTTCGTGTTGATCGCGGCCGTTCTTCTTGCAACTCCGGTCCATTTTGGAGAACTGCCGCGCGCGCCGTTCTTCGCTGCGGATGTTCCGGTGCATGAACTTGCGATCATGGCCATTGCGGTCGCTGGCCTTTTCGCCGTCGTGCTGGCGGCCGATCGTCTGACTGCGATCGTCTCGCTCGGCATCCAGGGCTTTGCCGTCGCGGTTATCTTCTTGCTCTACGGTGCGCCGGACCTCTCCTTCACGCAGTTCATGATCGAGACGCTGTCGGTGGTGGTGCTGGCACTGGTCATGACCCGGCTGCGACTTTCCCCTTCGGATCGGCGGCCGCTACGCCAGAAGGTTCCCGATTCGATGATCGCGCTCGCTTGCGGGCTCGGTTTCGGCCTCTTCCTGCTCAAGGCCACGGGCAGGCCGTTCGACGCGACGTTGACGGATTTCTACAATCTCTATTCGAAGTCGATCGCGCACGGAGCCAATGTCGTCAACGTCATCATCGTCGATTTCCGCGGTACGGACACGCTTGGCGAAATCGCCGTGGTGATGATCACCGGTCTAGCCATCCTCTCGCTCGTGCGGCTGAGGGCGGGGTCGCTCAAGCGCGGCGCCGATGATCGACAGGATGTGGAGGAACGCGCATGAAATCGGTGATTTTCAAGACCGTCGCGCCGTTCCTGACAAGCCTGATGACGCTGTTCTCGATCTTCGTCCTGTTGCGGGGCCATAACGAACCGGGCGGCGGGTTCATCGGCGGATTGATCGCCGTCTCCGCCTTGGCGATCTACGGCATCGCCCACGGCGTCGAGACTGTCAGGCATGCAATTTACTTCCATCCTATGGCGGTCGCCGGCGCGGGGCTCTTTGCCGCGACGGTCGCGGGTCTAATTTCGCTCGTCGCGCATGTGCCCTTCATGACCGGCCTGTGGATCTATCCGTCGCTCTTCGGCATCGAGATCCCGCTCTCGACCGTCATGCTCTTCGATACCGGCGTTTATCTCGTCGTTGTCGGATCGATCAGTTCGATCGCGCTTTCGCTTGAGGAAAGGGGAGGCGAGTAATGGAGGCCTGGTTTGCATTGCTTGTCGGCATCTTCTTCGCTGTCGCGGTCTACCTGATGCTGTCGAAGTTCATCATCCGCGTCCTCCTTGGCGTGGCGGTTCTCGGCAACGCCGTCAACCTGTTGATCTTTACCGGAGGGCGGCTCACGCGCGATGTGCCGCCGGTCATTGCCGGCGGCACCGACGCGCTGGATGGCCCTGCCGCCAATGCGTTGCCGCAGGCGCTGATCCTGACGGCGATTGTCATCTCCTTTTCCTTCTTCGCCTTCCTCCTGGTTCTCGCCTGGCGCGCCTATGAGGGCCTGTCGACCGACAACACGGACGAGATGCGTGTGGCCGAGCCGGTGAAGGAACCAATGCCGCCGCTTGGATATTGATCGACCCATGGCTGTTACGACCTCATCCCCCGTCGATCTTTCCGCCGCGCTCGTTCTCGGCCCGACGGCGTTCGCCGATTGGCTGGTGATACTGCCGGTCGCCTGGTGCTTTGCGATCGGCGCGCTTCTGATCATGTTGCGCCGCGTGATCGGCCTTCATCCGATCATCGCGGTTGCAGGGCTTGCGGGACTTGTCCTGATCGACGCCTTGCTGCTTGGGCATGTGGCAGCCAAGGGGCCGATGACCATGGTCATGGGCCGATGGTTGCCGCCCTTCGGCATTGCCTTCACTGTCGATCTGACGGGTGCGCTCTTCGCACTGGTCGCGGCAATCGTTGCGCTCGCGGGCGGTATCTATTCGCTCGCCGATATCAACGACGGCGGCAGGCGCTACGGCTTCTATCCGTTCCTGATGCTGCTGATGGCGGGCGTCTCCGGCGCCTTCCTGACCGGGGACATATTCAACCTCTACGTCTGGTTCGAAGTTCTGCTCATTTCCTCGTTCGGGCTTCTGGTTCTCGGTTCCGAGCCCGAGCAGATCGACGGCACGGTGAAGTATGGTTTCCTCAATCTCGTGGCAACGACGCTGTTCCTGGTCGCGACGGGCTATCTCTATGCCGTGTTCGGGACGCTGAACATGGCCGACATTGCCCGCAAGGCAGAAGGCCTGCGGGGCAGCGCGCCGTTGATGACGCTGACCGCCCTCTATCTGCTCGCCTTCGGAATGAAGGCAGCGGCATTCCCCGTGAATTTCTGGCTGCCGGCCTCCTATCACACCCCGCGTGTCGTCGTATCGGCGCTTTTTGCCGGCCTGCTCACCAAGGTCGGTATCTACGCGCTGATCCGCGTGATGGTCATGCTTTTCCCGGTTGAAAGAGAGGAGCTGAGCTTCGTCATCGCATTGGCGGGAGCCTTGACGATGGTCGTCGGCGTGTTCGGCGCGCTGGCGCAGACCGACTTCCGCCGCATCCTCGGCTATCTCGTCGTTTCAGGGATCGGGTCGATGCTGGCGGGGATCGCCGTCGGCGGTCCCGGCGGCATCGGCGGCGCGATCTTCTATGCACTCCATTCGATGGTGGTGATGACCGGCCTCTATTTTGCTGCCGGAATCGCCGCGCGGCTCGGCGGTGACTCTTCCATCGCGACCGTCTCGGGTCTCTACCGCAAGAACGTTGGATTTGCCGCGCTGACCCTGATGTTGTGCTTCGCCGTTTCCGGGCTGCCGCCCTTTTCCGGCTTCTGGCCAAAGGTTATGCTCGTGAAGGCGGCGCTCGACATCGGCGCCTGGTGGCTTGCGGCCGCGCTTCTTCTGGCCGGCTTCTGCACGGTGATTGCGACCGGCCGCCTGTTCCTGCTTGCCTACTGGCGCGACGAGGCTGGCGCGGCCGTCGAGACGGTGCGGCTGCCGTCGGCCGTGTTGGCGCCGCTTGCGGTCCTTGCCCTCCTTACGCTCGGGATCGGCCTTTACCCGGAGCCGCTGCTGGCGACGATACGGAGTGCAGCCGCGGGGCTTGCCGAGCCGTCGGCCTATCTGAACTCGGTCTTTCCTGCGGGAGGCCTGCAATGAAGTTCCCTGGAATGAAGTTTCTTGCGATCAACGTGATCTTCACCGTTATCTGGGGCGCCATCAGTTCGAGCTTCACGCTCGCAAATCTCGTGCTTGGCTTCCTGGTCGGCGCACTGTCGCTGGCGCTCATTCGGCGTGAGCTGCGGCCGGTGACCTATCCGATCCGGCCTCTGCGCATGTTGCTTCTCATGCTGCTCTTCTTCAAGGAACTTGCCGTTTCCGCGACCAAGGTCGCCATTCTCGTCATGCAGCCGAGGATGGTGCTGAAGCCCGGCATCTTCTCCTATTCGCTGACGCTCAAGAGCGATTTCGAGATCACCCTGCTCGCCAATCTCATCACGCTGACGCCGGGAACCCTTTCGGTCGACGTCTCCGACGACCGCAAGACCCTCTATGTCCATGCGCTTGATTGCGCCGACCCCGGCGCGCTTCGACAGGACATCGCGCGCGGCTTCGAGCGCCGAATCCGGGAGGCCTTTGGATCGTGATGGCTCAGACCGTGCTATCCGCAGCGATCGGCTTCGCGCTGGTGCTCCTCTCCGCCGCCCTGTTGCTCACGGTGTTGCGTATTGTCCGCGGGCCCACCTTGCCGGACCGCGTCCTTGGGCTCGACATGCTGGTGGCGATCGCGATCGGTTTCATCGCCGTGATCGCCATAAAGACCGGCTTCAGCCTTTACATAGACATCGCCATCGCTTTGGGCCTGGTCGGCTTTCTTGCGACCGTGGCTTTCGCCCGTTTCATCCTGGCGCGCGGACTGGCGCCCGAACAAGCCGCGGAGGCCGTTTCGGCCAAGAAGATACCCGCGAAGCGCGGCAAGACAGTCCAGTCGGCGCGCCGCAAACGCAGAGGAGCACGGTGATGGAAGCGCAAGTCAATGCCGCAGTCGAGCTTGGCGTCGCGTTGATCGTCGTTGTCGGCGCCGCCTTCTCGTTGCTGGCGGCTTTGGGGATCGTTCGGTTTCCTGATCTCTACACCCGCATGCATGCCGCTTCGAAAGCGGGAACCATCGGGTCCGGCCTCTTGCTCCTGGCAGCGGGGTTGCATTCCCTTGATGGTGCAATTCTTGTGCGGGCGCTTGCCGGCTTTGTTTTCTTCGTTCTGACCGCGCCGATCTCTGCCCATCTCTTGGCCAAGGGCGCGCACCAGGCGGGTTACAAACTGACGAAACTGTCGGTCATAGATCAGCTTCCACAAAAGGAAGAGCCACGTCGGCTTTGATTGACGCCGTTTCTGTCTCTGTATTTCCGAACAATTCCGCGCGCGGGGACAATTTTAGCAATTTGGAATAAAGTTGCTGCTTTTCCATAAATTTATGTTTGGACTTTTCGGCGATCAGTGTTAATGCAGTAAATGCAAAGTGTCGTCGTGGAAAATACTTTGAACTGAAATTCCAGCTTGAGTTGTGAATATTATCCGTTGCTTTGAGGTGTCGATTGTCCTGATGCCTTGGTGGCGGGTTTCGCTATCCCAATTCGAGCCTTGATGTTGCGGCAGAACCTTGGTCCCTGCCGCGCAGTTATCGGTCAATTCCAAGGCAGCGGGCGCTGTTCGGCGGCATTTTCGCGAATTCCTCCCTCTGAAACGCTGTTTCAGATTTGTTGCTGGATTCCGATAGGAGAAAGAAATGATAGAAACCACGCCCGGCGCGAGCCATGAACTCCTGGTTGAGTTGACGGCGGAAATCGTTGCCGCCTATGTAAGCAACCACGTGGTTCCGGTTGCCGAGCTTCCGACACTCATAGCCGATGTTCACTCGGCGCTTAACAACACGACGGCTCCTGCACCGGTGGTGGTTCCGGTCGAGAAGCCGAAACCCGCCGTTTCGGTGCGCAAGTCGGTTCAGGATGATCAGATCACCTGCCTTGAATGCGGCGGCACGTTCAAGTCGCTGAAGCGCCACCTGATGACCCATCACAATCTTTCACCTGAAGAGTATCGCGAAAAGTGGGATCTGCCTGCCGACTATCCCATGGTGGCGCCCGCCTATGCGGAAGCCCGCTCGCGCCTCGCCAAGGAGATGGGCCTCGGACAGCGTCGCAAGCGTCGCGGCAAGTAATCCCGTTCGCCGCTTGGCCCGGCTAGGCTGAGCGCGCGCAAGCGTGCGCCCAGCGTTTCGTCTTGGAAAGAAGAGTCGGGCCGAGCAAGGGTCCGGCCTTTTTGCGACAAAGTCTCCGACCGCGCGGCGTCAGGCAGCCAGCCGGACCTCCGCCTCGTTCTTGATCCGCCGGACCATGGAGCGCAGGCCATTGGCGCGCTGCGACGACAGATGCTCGATGAGGCCGATCTTGCCGAAGACGTCGAGGGCGTCGAGCTGTGCGATTTCGGAAGCGTGCTTGCCGGAATAGAGGGCGAGAACGATCGCCACGAGACCCCGGACGATATGGGCGTCGGATTCGCCTTCAAAGGTGAGGACGGGGTTCTCCGGATCACCGCTCGTGTGCGTCACAAGCCATACCTGGCTTGCGCAACCCTGAACCTTGTTCTCGCTCGTCCGCAGGGCCTCCGGCATCTCCGGCAAGCCCTTGCCCAGCTCGATCACGTAACGGTAGCGGTCCTCCCACTCGTCGAGGAAGGAAAAATCGTCGATGATCTGGTCAAGTGAAGTCATAGTCCGTCCAATTCTCGGCGCCGCTTCCTGAACTGCGCCTGTCTCGATCCCGCCCATGCCGGCGTCATCGGGATTTCACCCTTTCATATAGGAGATGCGGGCGGCAATGAGAACAGCCAATACCATTTCGTCCCGCACATCGTCGCACTCTCGTTCCATATCGTCAAAAAAAGACACCGCGCAGGATGGGCATCCTCGCGGCGGCCGAAACGGAACGGCTAATCAGGCAGTTGAATTGTGCTGACTGCAGGCGTCTGTAGTCCGATCGTCATTGCGCCACGGCGGCCTTTGGGTCGAGACGCTTCTCGGGAACTGGCGTGCGCTTGAAGATCGGCGCGCTATCGGTCGCTTCTTCATGCGAAGCATCCGTGGGCGCCACCGTGCCCGTCATGATCTTGGCATCGGGAACATCGGTCTCGGCGAACTGCGTGTCGAGAAACTCATATGCGATGCGCGCGCCTTCACGGGCTCGATGGCCAAGGGCGACGAAGGTCTCGGCACCTTTCTCGCAGACGTCGGGCTTTTGCACGCAGATGGCGCTAACATACCGGAAAGCCTCGCTGGCCGCCGAAAAGGTATCGCCGATCTCAACCTTCGGTCCGTGCTGAAGCTTCTCCGTGCTCGATGGATCCAGGAACGGCAGGAGTACCAGGACCAGAGAAAACCAGAATGCTGCCTTGACGAGAAACCACATCTTCTGCCCATCCTTTGTTCGGCTGTCGCAGGTCCCGGTCTTTTAACCGATTTTGCCCTTCTCGACAGTCCCGGACGAGTGTTATCGCCTGATATACCCGCCCGCTTGCATTCGATCCATGTCCGGAACCGATCACGCGTCCGGCTCTTCCATGCGTTGTGGCCGACATTAGAGCGGGAATCACAAGGTCGCTTTTCCAAAACCAGTGGAATTTGTCTCGAATTTTAATGAAATGCGCGATCTTGGTATCCGAGGTGGCATTTATCTCGAATTTTAGCGATAGCCGTTAAGGTTCATGGCAAGGCTCCAGCCAGCGACCGCATATGGCGCGGGCGACAGGCCTCAAAGCGGCTGCCCAAATTCTTAACAAGAACCGGAAAATCCACGGAAATCCGGCGCTTACGCCCCGTTAACCAAAAGCAACGAAGCTCGCCGGAATTGCCCCAAAACAGGATTTTTCGCCGGTTTTGCGCCCGCTCCGAGGCGGCCCGTTTATTCTTTCATTAAGTCGGGAGTGCGAGATTCGGACCATCACGAGACAGCCCGGCCAACCGCCCTGCGAAAGCGAAAAAAGGCGTTCCGGATCGGCTCGAAAGAACAACAAAGGTGGCAGGGCAAAGCGTGAATGTATTGCGTGACATGGCTGGCAGATGGGCATCCCGCGTGGATGAAGCTGCCGCCGCGTGGCTGCCACATCGTGACCTCAAGCGTCTGCGCGCCGTCGCGGCCGTCTCTCTGACGGCTCTGCCGGTCGTGCCACTGGCGCTCATGGCTGTCTTGCCGGTCTCCGCCGCCCTGCCGGTCGGGACGGCGCTGTGGGCTTCGGCATCGCTCTTGGCCTCCGCCGCTGCCATTGGTTGGGATGATCAGCGTCAGGCATATGGCGAGCGCGGGCCTGCAACTGCGCTTCCCGATCTTTCTGCAGCCTACGATCTCTTCGCCGGTCTGGTTACGGTGCATGACCTGCGCGGCCATGTCCTGTCCGTGCACGGTCGCGATGCCGCCGAACATCTCACTCTGATGCGCGATCCTTGCGGCCGCGGGTTCATCGAGCAGATCCACGTCTCGGATCGGATCACGTTCCTCACGGCTATCGATGCGCTGCGCCAGAATGGCGAGAGATCGGCGGTCGATATCCGCCTCGAGCGGCTGTCGGCACCGGCCGAAGGGGCGCAGTTCGTGCACATGCGTTGCGAGATGACCCCGATCCGGGATGCCGAGGATCGGCTGACTGCCATCGTCGTGCAATCCCGCGACGTCTCCGAGGAAGCCCGACTGCGGGCGGAAGCAACCGCCAAGGCAGCCCATGCCGAATCGGCGAACGACGCGAAGACGCGTTTTCTCGCGGCCGTCAGCCATGAACTGCGTACGCCGCTCAACGCCATCCTGGGCTTTTCTGATGTGCTGGCCGGTGAATATTTCGGGAAGCTGGAGAACGACAGACAGCGCGAATACGTCTCGCTGATCCACAAATCCGGCGCTCACCTCCTGTCTGTCGTCAACACGATGC
Proteins encoded:
- a CDS encoding VOC family protein encodes the protein MQATTQSHPAVSIPADHAVAMPAYVERSHLVVQDLPMVSNWYQRILGLTPIESGANGETLGVAGRPLLTLTTERNAAKAPRSAPGLFHTAFLVPNRRDLAHWLAHAAHNNIRLQGASDHLVSEAVYLADPEGNGIEVYRDRSRGEWNYQPDGTVAMSTLPLDLQALYNEAPKDHWEGIAEGTAIGHIHLQVSDIPQADAFFRDALGLDLMARYPGASFFATGKYHHHVAANIWNSRGASKRQSNMTGLADYTIRFNDIAKLATALGKLEELEIPVSTEGSVHSLVDPWGIGLLLVAA
- a CDS encoding universal stress protein, whose amino-acid sequence is MYKKIIVPIAMDQLEHGESVLNIAEKLIDEEGEIVLLNVVEDLNAYAQGYMIVDFPLEMIEESRKHAVRTLEALKTKHGIKGRIEIRTGGAAGTINALAKEENADLVIIASHRPGLIDYFIGSTASRVVSHCPCAVLVDR
- a CDS encoding TraR/DksA family transcriptional regulator, producing the protein MDKYALDDFREQLLRRKRELYGRLVKIEEDLDQPMNADVPDRVTERENDEVLEGLGLAGQSEIRAINAALDRIESGTFGICVRCGDPISPERLHAVPHAPLCQTCAAEVAGAK
- the trhA gene encoding PAQR family membrane homeostasis protein TrhA, whose translation is MEIDGVKWNYDRFELIADGIVHGIGLAAALCGVTALIFYATLWSTSGQLAAAWIYGVGLVTTLSVSFLYNLFPICRLKWLLRRFDHSSIFLLIAATYTPFLQRGWDNPFLSRMLIGIWVIAALGVAIKCLFPGRFDRLAILLYMGLGWSGVLAARSLLSTLTATTLILILIGGFIYSTGVIFHVWERLRFQNAIWHGFVVAGSAVHYSAVVTCFSGTALS
- a CDS encoding peptide-methionine (R)-S-oxide reductase MsrB, producing MREVGTEYPFAEPYPIMRNGRRRYTGLSQPGILFLRYEIPFRWSYFAPIDERTIKEYVDRTHFMVRTEIRCALRDAISAMFPGRPRRQASRCCFDGTPYLRRGLTARDGSSAMSASAAFVRCVEHAALLLLQDR
- a CDS encoding putative monovalent cation/H+ antiporter subunit A, which gives rise to MDIAALTFLALGLPFVAALVAPVLTRLLGHNAAWLLALAPVAIFVHFLHFVPEIADGEIVTGGYAWIPSFNVSFSWLIDGLSLTFALLISGIGALIVLYSGGYLKGHPHQGRFLSFILMFMGSMQGLVLSDSFLMLFVFWELTSITSFLLIGFDHGREAARRAALQALVVTGGGGLLLLAGLLILWNVSGITQFSLLLSFGAELKESPFYLAALLLVLGGTFTKSAQFPFHFWLPNAMEAPTPVSAYLHSATMVKAGVYLLMRLNPVLGGTPEWQILLPLFGAATLVSGAALAVRQTDLKLMLAYTTMASLGLLVLLTGLGSPHAIEAAALYLVAHALFKGALFMVAGIIDHETGSRDLTKLGGLRSAMPLTFVIALAAALSMGGLPPLFGFLAKEEIYEALSSFDRRSVVFAALTILGNALMFAVAFAIALKPFLGSKVETPRRAHEAPILLWLGPAVLALKGLSIALMSAYAHRLISSPMSSAIAGEPRTVTTSLAPHIGAPLLLSAVTLLLGVVFYLNLDRLRAAMTVILADIGWGPDRGFDQFIRGLLRLAVAVTRRLQSGKLDVYMTVVFVLIAAVLLATPVHFGELPRAPFFAADVPVHELAIMAIAVAGLFAVVLAADRLTAIVSLGIQGFAVAVIFLLYGAPDLSFTQFMIETLSVVVLALVMTRLRLSPSDRRPLRQKVPDSMIALACGLGFGLFLLKATGRPFDATLTDFYNLYSKSIAHGANVVNVIIVDFRGTDTLGEIAVVMITGLAILSLVRLRAGSLKRGADDRQDVEERA
- a CDS encoding Na(+)/H(+) antiporter subunit B, with the protein product MKSVIFKTVAPFLTSLMTLFSIFVLLRGHNEPGGGFIGGLIAVSALAIYGIAHGVETVRHAIYFHPMAVAGAGLFAATVAGLISLVAHVPFMTGLWIYPSLFGIEIPLSTVMLFDTGVYLVVVGSISSIALSLEERGGE
- a CDS encoding Na+/H+ antiporter subunit C, coding for MEAWFALLVGIFFAVAVYLMLSKFIIRVLLGVAVLGNAVNLLIFTGGRLTRDVPPVIAGGTDALDGPAANALPQALILTAIVISFSFFAFLLVLAWRAYEGLSTDNTDEMRVAEPVKEPMPPLGY